Proteins from a genomic interval of Quercus robur chromosome 9, dhQueRobu3.1, whole genome shotgun sequence:
- the LOC126698821 gene encoding mitogen-activated protein kinase kinase kinase 20-like isoform X1, which translates to MHKSSGCIMGGMKRSREDYIAGGEVSLGYRAPSWSRGQLLGRGGFGSVFVAKLKKPCLGFPPIMAVKSENAASGPSSLSTEQRFLQALKGCPNVVQYFGSDITTTNSGDIILNVFLELASGSLADFIKKYGSGTGMPEVLVRNCTRSILIGMKQVHDRGFVHCDIKPHNVLLVPNGDGYVAKVADFGLAKRQNVRDASGVRGTHLFFSPEMVRDGIQEAPSDIWALGCSVVMMLTGKPPWASTSKSELMSRIATESPTTTPYLKSSPELLELLLCEASCEEVDGYRAIESHLFTGIR; encoded by the exons ATGCATAAG TCTTCTGGTTGTATCATGGGAGGAATGAAGCGAAGCAGAGAGGACTACATTGCCGGTGGTGAGGTTTCTCTGGGTTACAGAGCACCGTCTTGGAGCAGAGGCCAATTGCTTGGCCGTGGAGGGTTTGGTTCTGTTTTCGTTGCCAAACTGAAGAAACCCTGTTTGGGATTTCCTCCAATCATGGCTGTGAAATCAGAAAACGCGGCTTCTGGGCCATCTTCACTCTCAACTGAACAACGGTTTCTTCAGGCTTTAAAAGGGTGTCCTAATGTGGTTCAATACTTTGGATCAGACATCACAACCACCAACTCTGGTGACATCATCCTCAACGTTTTTCTTGAACTTGCTTCAGGAAGCTTGGCAGATTTCATCAAGAAATATGGTTCTGGTACTGGAATGCCTGAGGTTCTAGTCAGGAATTGTACGCGGTCTATTTTGATTGGAATGAAGCAAGTTCATGACCGTGGATTTGTACATTGTGATATTAAGCCTCACAATGTCCTGTTAGTACCTAATGGGGATGGTTATGTTGCTAAAGTTGCGGACTTTGGGTTGGCAAAGAGGCAGAATGTGAGGGATGCTAGTGGTGTCAGAGGCACACATTTGTTCTTTTCTCCTGAGATGGTGAGGGATGGAATTCAGGAAGCACCTTCAGATATTTGGGCACTTGGGTGTAGTGTGGTGATGATGTTGACTGGAAAACCACCGTGGGCTTCTACCTCTAAATCCGAACTTATGTCTCGGATAGCTACTGAGTCACCGACGACCACCCCATATCTCAAAAGCAGCCCAGAACTTCTTGAGTTGCTGCTTTGTGAGGCATCCTGTGAAGAGGTTGACGGCTACAGAGCTATTGAGTCACATCTTTTTACTGGAATCAGATGA
- the LOC126698820 gene encoding mitogen-activated protein kinase kinase kinase 20-like isoform X2 yields the protein MGGMKRSREDYIAGGEVSLGYRVPSWSRGQLLGRGGFGSVFVAKLKKPCLGFPPIMAVKSENAASGPSSLSIEQRFLQALKGCPNVVQYFGSDITTTNSGDIIHNVFLELASGSLADFIKKYGSGTGMPEVLVRNCTRSILIGLKQVHDREFVHCDIKPHNVLLVPNGDGYVAKVADFGLAKRQNVSDAGGVRGTHLFFSPEMVRYGIQEAPSDIWALGCSVVMMLTGKPPWASTSKSELMSRIATESPTIPPHISKEAQNFLSCCFVRHPVKRLTATELLSHIFLLESDEGEEVYIQEKAKVSDEKSLEVKPQSQRCPSALPSFIPLPSSSSEEEEEHIPAAAKRACYRQIHPVAIMGCQPPVTFTVRAN from the exons ATGGGAGGAATGAAGCGAAGCAGAGAGGACTACATTGCCGGTGGTGAGGTTTCTCTGGGTTACAGAGTACCGTCCTGGAGCAGAGGCCAATTGCTTGGCCGTGGAGGGTTCGGTTCTGTTTTCGTTGCCAAACTGAAGAAACCCTGTTTGGGATTTCCTCCAATCATGGCTGTGAAATCAGAAAACGCTGCTTCTGGTCCATCTTCACTCTCAATTGAACAACGGTTTCTTCAGGCTTTAAAAGGGTGTCCTAATGTGGTTCAATACTTTGGATCAGACATCACAACCACCAACTCTGGTGACATCATTCACAACGTTTTTCTTGAGCTTGCTTCAGGAAGCTTGGCCGATTTCATCAAGAAATACGGTTCTGGTACTGGGATGCCTGAGGTTCTAGTCAGGAATTGTACGCGGTCTATTTTGATTGGATTGAAGCAAGTTCATGACCGTGAATTTGTACATTGTGATATCAAGCCTCACAATGTCCTGTTAGTACCTAATGGGGATGGTTATGTTGCTAAAGTTGCGGACTTTGGGTTGGCAAAGAGGCAGAATGTGAGTGATGCTGGTGGTGTCAGAGGCACACATTTGTTCTTTTCTCCTGAGATGGTGAGGTATGGAATTCAGGAAGCGCCTTCAGATATTTGGGCACTTGGGTGTAGTGTGGTGATGATGTTGACTGGAAAACCACCGTGGGCTTCTACCTCTAAATCCGAACTTATGTCTCGGATAGCTACTGAGTCACCGACGATTCCACCCCATATCTCAAAAGAAGCCCAGAACTTCTTGAGTTGCTGCTTTGTGAGGCATCCTGTGAAGAG GTTGACGGCTACGGAGCTATTGAGTCACATCTTTTTACTAGAATCAGATGAGGGTGAAGAAGTATACATTCAAGAAAAGGCTAAAGTTTCAGATGAGAAGAGTCTTGAAGTAAAGCCTCAATCACAACGTTGTCCTTCAGCTTTGCCAAGTTTTATACCTCTTCCTTCTTCATCATCTGAGGAGGAAGAAGAGCACATCCCTGCTGCAGCGAAGCGAGCATGTTACAGACAGATCCATCCTGTGGCAATCATGGGTTGCCAACCTCCCGTCACTTTTACTGTTCGTGCGAATTGA
- the LOC126700361 gene encoding uncharacterized protein LOC126700361 gives MSSTCLQVSANKMLPFSLNDLPVTRIRDLLLPSFGDPENCLLTKSIFNDVLGKFKGNSPMKNVDSGSDETPVNQMDTKVDYKFDNDNTILNSRDLTKEEHQKASCHSEMGTNVLAPTRVACKRSPTRLKNSGMKHEVVSSNSHGKSTYSDRAISSDATRNGIGGRVTKSASNPTNSFGEDDVTLVTADKPKVRRRQRKSLRYLNK, from the coding sequence ATGAGTTCAACATGTCTTCAGGTGAGTGCAAATAAAATGTTGccattttctttaaatgatcTCCCAGTGACTAGGATACGTGATCTCTTACTGCCCTCCTTTGGAGACCCAGAAAATTGTTTGCTAACAAAGAGCATTTTTAATGATGTACTTGGAAAATTTAAGGGAAATAGTCCAATGAAAAATGTGGATTCCGGGTCAGATGAGACACCAGTTAATCAAATGGATACTAAGGTTGATTATAAGTTCGACAATGATAATACTATATTGAATTCAAGGGATTTGACAAAAGAAGAACATCAGAAAGCCAGTTGTCATTCTGAGATGGGCACAAATGTCCTCGCCCCAACTAGAGTTGCTTGTAAAAGAAGCCCAACTAGATTGAAGAATTCTGGAATGAAACATGAAGTTGTTTCATCAAACTCTCATGGTAAGAGTACATATAGTGATAGGGCCATTTCATCAGATGCCACTAGGAATGGGATTGGAGGGAGGGTGACAAAAAGTGCTTCAAATCCAACCAACTCATTTGGAGAGGATGATGTAACCTTGGTAACTGCTGATAAGCCTAAAGTCAGACGAAGACAAAGAAAGAGTCTGAGGTATCTGAACAAATGA
- the LOC126698820 gene encoding mitogen-activated protein kinase kinase kinase 20-like isoform X3 has protein sequence MGGMKRSREDYIAGGEVSLGYRVPSWSRGQLLGRGGFGSVFVAKLKKPCLGFPPIMAVKSENAASGPSSLSIEQRFLQALKGCPNVVQYFGSDITTTNSGDIIHNVFLELASGSLADFIKKYGSGTGMPEVLVRNCTRSILIGLKQVHDREFVHCDIKPHNVLLVPNGDGYVAKVADFGLAKRQNVSDAGGVRGTHLFFSPEMVRYGIQEAPSDIWALGCSVVMMLTGKPPWASTSKSELMSRIATESPTIPPHISKEAQNFLSCCFVRHPVKRLTATELLSHIFLLESDEGEVYIQEKAKVSDEKSLEVKPQSQRCPSALPSFIPLPSSSSEEEEEHIPAAAKRTCYRQIHPVAIMGCQPPVTFTVRAN, from the coding sequence ATGGGAGGAATGAAGCGAAGCAGAGAGGACTACATTGCCGGTGGTGAGGTTTCTCTGGGTTACAGAGTACCGTCCTGGAGCAGAGGCCAATTGCTTGGCCGTGGAGGGTTCGGTTCTGTTTTCGTTGCCAAACTGAAGAAACCCTGTTTGGGATTTCCTCCAATCATGGCTGTGAAATCAGAAAACGCTGCTTCTGGTCCATCTTCACTCTCAATTGAACAACGGTTTCTTCAGGCTTTAAAAGGGTGTCCTAATGTGGTTCAATACTTTGGATCAGACATCACAACCACCAACTCTGGTGACATCATTCACAACGTTTTTCTTGAGCTTGCTTCAGGAAGCTTGGCCGATTTCATCAAGAAATACGGTTCTGGTACTGGGATGCCTGAGGTTCTAGTCAGGAATTGTACGCGGTCTATTTTGATTGGATTGAAGCAAGTTCATGACCGTGAATTTGTACATTGTGATATCAAGCCTCACAATGTCCTGTTAGTACCTAATGGGGATGGTTATGTTGCTAAAGTTGCGGACTTTGGGTTGGCAAAGAGGCAGAATGTGAGTGATGCTGGTGGTGTCAGAGGCACACATTTGTTCTTTTCTCCTGAGATGGTGAGGTATGGAATTCAGGAAGCGCCTTCAGATATTTGGGCACTTGGGTGTAGTGTGGTGATGATGTTGACTGGAAAACCACCGTGGGCTTCTACCTCTAAATCCGAACTTATGTCTCGGATAGCTACTGAGTCACCGACGATTCCACCCCATATCTCAAAAGAAGCCCAGAACTTCTTGAGTTGCTGCTTTGTGAGGCATCCTGTGAAGAGGTTGACGGCTACAGAGCTATTGAGTCACATATTTTTACTAGAATCAGATGAGGGTGAAGTATACATTCAAGAAAAGGCTAAAGTTTCAGATGAGAAGAGTCTTGAAGTAAAGCCTCAATCACAACGTTGTCCTTCAGCTTTGCCGAGTTTTATACCTCTTCCTTCTTCATCATCTGAGGAGGAAGAAGAGCACATCCCTGCTGCAGCGAAGCGAACATGTTACAGACAGATCCATCCTGTGGCAATCATGGGTTGCCAACCTCCCGTCACTTTTACTGTTCGGGCAAATTGA
- the LOC126698820 gene encoding mitogen-activated protein kinase kinase kinase 20-like isoform X1, producing MGGMKRSREDYIAGGEVSLGYRVPSWSRGQLLGRGGFGSVFVAKLKKPCLGFPPIMAVKSENAASGPSSLSIEQRFLQALKGCPNVVQYFGSDITTTNSGDIIHNVFLELASGSLADFIKKYGSGTGMPEVLVRNCTRSILIGLKQVHDREFVHCDIKPHNVLLVPNGDGYVAKVADFGLAKRQNVSDAGGVRGTHLFFSPEMVSYGIQEAPSDIWALGCSVLMMLTGKPPWASTPKSELMSRIATESPTIPPHISKAAQNFLSCCFVRHPVKRLTATELLSHIFLLESDEGEEVYIQEKAKVSDEKSLEVKPQSQRCPSALPSFIPLPSSSSEEEEEHIPAAAKRACYRQIHPVAIMGCQPPVTFTVRAN from the exons ATGGGAGGAATGAAGCGAAGCAGAGAGGACTACATTGCCGGTGGTGAGGTTTCTCTGGGTTACAGAGTACCGTCCTGGAGCAGAGGCCAATTGCTTGGCCGTGGAGGGTTCGGTTCTGTTTTCGTTGCCAAACTGAAGAAACCCTGTTTGGGATTTCCTCCAATCATGGCTGTGAAATCAGAAAACGCTGCTTCTGGTCCATCTTCACTCTCAATTGAACAACGGTTTCTTCAGGCTTTAAAAGGGTGTCCTAATGTGGTTCAATACTTTGGATCAGACATCACAACCACCAACTCTGGTGACATCATTCACAACGTTTTTCTTGAGCTTGCTTCAGGAAGCTTGGCCGATTTCATCAAGAAATACGGTTCTGGTACTGGGATGCCTGAGGTTCTAGTCAGGAATTGTACGCGGTCTATTTTGATTGGATTGAAGCAAGTTCATGACCGTGAATTTGTACATTGTGATATCAAGCCTCACAATGTCCTGTTAGTACCTAATGGGGATGGTTATGTTGCTAAAGTTGCGGACTTTGGGTTGGCAAAGAGGCAGAATGTGAGTGATGCTGGTGGTGTCAGAGGCACACATTTGTTCTTTTCTCCTGAGATGGTGAG TTATGGAATTCAGGAAGCGCCTTCAGATATTTGGGCACTTGGGTGTAGTGTGCTGATGATGTTGACTGGAAAACCACCGTGGGCTTCTACCCCTAAATCCGAACTTATGTCTCGGATAGCTACTGAGTCACCAACGATTCCACCCCATATCTCAAAAGCAGCCCAAAACTTCTTGAGTTGCTGCTTTGTGAGGCATCCTGTGAAGAGGTTGACGGCTACGGAGCTATTGAGTCACATCTTTTTACTAGAATCAGATGAGGGTGAAGAAGTATACATTCAAGAAAAGGCTAAAGTTTCAGATGAGAAGAGTCTTGAAGTAAAGCCTCAATCACAACGTTGTCCTTCAGCTTTGCCAAGTTTTATACCTCTTCCTTCTTCATCATCTGAGGAGGAAGAAGAGCACATCCCTGCTGCAGCGAAGCGAGCATGTTACAGACAGATCCATCCTGTGGCAATCATGGGTTGCCAACCTCCCGTCACTTTTACTGTTCGTGCGAATTGA